One segment of Toxoplasma gondii ME49 chromosome VI, whole genome shotgun sequence DNA contains the following:
- a CDS encoding Toxoplasma gondii family A protein (encoded by transcript TGME49_243100~Signal peptide predicted by SignalP 2.0 HMM (probability 0.858) with cleavage site probability 0.336 at residue 16) yields MERLALRAVLLTVVAANVFRSEASGLKAEPDFTVTITEKGVQEDMQQFFSLGPSATLRVVDESNSAILLPEAEGGEAQDSVAYEFENGHCNFGKTVAYKDMFSGYTQQVWARSPAEAGTGEKHGGKTSIYTFTNPPVEYLNGGVSFCVRFMTKTTVTTNTTTTTPTTTTAATAHSSAPTGGSSSDSTGGEGSSPTPGDSDAPEPGTGSGGGSSSGESESQPDPPPSNQPSEEELPGVPSEEEGGDGDSAQEGGHNSGNDPQHGTGSSSNGAEAPEQQQQPQQTDSQSVQPQLGHSDHVLLHNDGANSHATTESSDPGHEQVPSTEGKLQSSQLLGPTASQGAPLRNSDPFSVGRMSLGSYALAGARVRTSTTILR; encoded by the exons ATGGAGCGGCTGGCGCTCCGTGCCGTGCTCTTGACTGTCGTCGCGGCTAACGTATTCCGTTCTGAGGCGAGTGGATTAAAGGCTGAGCCAGATTTCACAGTTACCATTACCGAAAAAGGAGTGCAGGAAGACATGCAGCAGTTTTTTTCGCTCGGACCTTCAGCGACTCTCCGAGTTGTTGACGAGAGCAACAGCGCGATCCTTCTGCCTGAAGCGGAAGGAGGGGAGGCACAGGACAGCGTAGCGTATGAGTTTGAGAATGGACACTGCAACTTCGGTAAAACAGTCGCGTACAAAGACATGTTTTCCGGGTATACGCAGCAAGTATGGGCCCGCTCCCCAGCTGAGGCTGGCACCGGGGAAAAACATGGCGGAAAAACCTCGATCTACACATTTACGAATCCTCCTGTCGAGTATTTGAATGGGGGGGTCAGTTTCTGTGTGCGATTCATGACGAAAACCACAGTGACAACAAACACGACGACCACCACACCGACAACGACGACGGCGGCAACAGCTCACTCCTCAGCACCTACTGGGGGCTCGTCATCTGACTCCACTGGTGGTGAAGGCTCGTCACCTACGCCCGGTGACAGCGACGCACCTGAGCCTGGGACCGGCTCCGGTGGAGGTTCGTCGTCTGGAGAATCAGAGTCTCAACCGGATCCTCCACCATCCAATCAGcccagcgaagaagaactgccAGGAGTGCCGAGTGAGGAGGAAGGTGGTGACGGAGACTCAGCTCAAGAAGGCGGACATAATTCGGGAAACGACCCTCAACATGGTACTGGCTCCTCGTCAAACGGGGCTGAGGCTCCTGAGCAACAGCAGCAACCACAGCAAACAGACTCTCAGAGCGTTCAGCCCCAGCTAGGTCACTCCGATCATGTCCTCCTTCATAATGACGGCGCAAACAGCCACGCCACCACAGAATCTTCTGATCCGGGACACGAACAAGTTCCATCCACCGAGGGCAAACTGCAATCTTCTCAGCTTCTGGGGCCGACAGCGTCTCAGGGTGCACCTCTCAGGAATTCAGACCCATTCAGTGTTGGCAG AATGAGTTTGGGGAGCTATGCATTGGCGGGCGCACGGGTTCGTACAAGCACTACCATACTGCGTTGA
- a CDS encoding Toxoplasma gondii family A protein (encoded by transcript TGME49_243150~Signal peptide predicted by SignalP 2.0 HMM (probability 0.998) with cleavage site probability 0.721 at residue 22), whose protein sequence is MELALRVVLLTFLVAGVAPCAASEASGPETEADFTVTISEKGVEENSQRVFSLGPSASLRVVDESNRAIFLPQPTTAEQDTAAQYSFAYVFENGHCNFERKVAFTDAFPGYSQPLWVRTATEGSMIKAPLERAVATYTFTNPPAEYLSKAVSFCVRFTTSSAATTATTTASPTTSATTTASPTTSATTTASQTTSATTTASQTTSATTTASQTTSATTTASQTTPAVTTSQAPADPSGPSTDSSVSGSSSSGSGGSGGSALGTGNSGSSPPVQNGHVGNNKSGLPNADSSEEMPQRDRQESDRVPVENEEGGQDEDGTDVDPSETKARAPEHPPAQLQSGTQGAAGQSPTTGDQPAEGQITSEKPKTESPLSPSSMASPKEEAETAKPSEPTTYPSASVRTTGQPGAGGDSQNRLRRLSASEVKYLTVIVHSSAVFSVPGNLMLSAAFLSILTSLLVA, encoded by the coding sequence ATGGAACTCGCGCTCCGAGTCGTGCTGCTGACTTTTCTTGTGGCCGGCGTGGCGCCATGCGCCGCGTCTGAGGCTAGTGGACCAGAAACTGAGGCAGATTTCACTGTTACTATTAGCGAAAAAGGGGTGGAGGAAAACAGTCAGCGGGTTTTTTCGCTCGGACCTTCCGCATCTCTCCGTGTGGTTGACGAGAGCAACAGAGCCATCTTCCTGCCGCAGCCGACGACAGCCGAACAAGATACAGCGGCGCAATACAGTTTTGCGTACGTGTTTGAGAATGGGCACTGCAACTTTGAAAGAAAAGTTGCATTCACAGATGCTTTTCCGGGGTATTCACAACCATTGTGGGTTCGTACAGCTACTGAAGGAAGCATGATCAAGGCACCGCTTGAGAGAGCAGTTGCGACCTACACGTTTACTAACCCTCCTGCTGAGTATTTGAGTAAAGCGGTCAGTTTTTGTGTGCGGTTCACGACATCCTCCGCCGCGACGACAGCCACTACGACAGCGTCACCGACGACATCAGCCACCACGACAGCGTCACCGACGACATCAGCCACCACGACAGCATCACAGACGACATCAGCCACCACGACAGCATCACAGACGACATCAGCCACCACGACAGCGTCACAGACGACATCAGCCACCACGACAGCGTCACAGACGACGCCAGCAGTCACAACGTCGCAGGCACCAGCAGATCCTTCAGGTCCGTCAACGGACTCATCTGTCAGTGGAAGCTCGTCATCTGGGTCCGGTGGCAGTGGAGGCTCGGCACTCGGGACCGGCAACAGTGGGAGCTCACCTCCAGTACAGAACGGCCACGTGGGAAACAACAAATCAGGACTTCCCAACGCGGACAGCTCCGAAGAAATGCCGCAACGCGATAGACAAGAGAGCGATAGGGTGCCCGttgaaaacgaggaaggaggacaGGATGAGGATGGGACTGATGTGGACCCCTCTGAAACGAAGGCTCGCGCACCCGAACATCCACCCGCGCAACTGCAAAGTGGCACGCAGGGCGCTGCTGGCCAGTCACCAACTACTGGGGACCAACCCGCTGAAGGACAAATTACATCCGAGAAGCCAAAAACCGAATCACCCCTCTCCCCAAGCAGCATGGCATCGCCtaaggaagaagcagaaaccgCCAAGCCTTCAGAGCCGACAACATACCCAAGTGCATCCGTACGAACTACCGGCCAACCTGGTGCTGGTGGTGATAGTCAGAATCGCTTGAGGCGGCTTTCTGCGAGTGAGGTGAAATATTTGACGGTCATCGTGCACTCCAGCGCTGTGTTCTCTGTTCCGGGAAACTTGATGCTGTCAGCTGCTTTCTTGTCCATCCTAACATCCCTTCTGGTTGCCTAG
- a CDS encoding hypothetical protein (encoded by transcript TGME49_243110): MRSRMGAAISQKLWRRDAFPGYSRPLWMRSSAHVGRGEEVPAGTVANYTLSNLPADSMSEGLSLCVRFMTSAAATTSTTAKSPTAAVDSTTMPSESTEGSSTGPAASSGSTSLSGGGSDSSTDPSRPLQPSPELQPPKQAQLAPQQQPPEAPQKPAPSKSPASSRPKEKLPPTLPDDGLKGDEGEDPGEAGEEGVQGEFTHGGASQDETDALEKQEELHPVPADNAINEPRSSIVGSPQNHTTPNINTEAAEQGNSTAASVEKEHQPLQPLDEAAVQAKPVENPGQDNASDDAPSLEAAFRRRDFYGDTPDDRCALRRLGFFTHDTVVISCCIVGSNDTSVQHLILGRNVGTLGTFSGDAQFLVQTLSHPVGRSQRQFVYSSRIRCDPLRPVSKILRRNTRSTCVTWSRRTHYMYQPSTFLGDSANSLPAD, from the coding sequence ATGCGTTCGAGAATGGGCGCTGCAATTTCACAAAAACTCTGGCGTAGAGACGCGTTTCCCGGCTATTCGCGTCCATTATGGATGCGCTCCTCAGCTCACGTAGGGAGGGGCGAGGAAGTGCCTGCTGGAACAGTTGCGAACTACACGCTTTCAAATCTTCCGGCTGACTCTATGAGTGAAGGGTTAAGTCTCTGCGTGCGGTTCATGACATCCGCCGCAGCGACAACGTCGACCACGGCCAAGTCCCCGACAGCAGCGGTGGATTCCACCACAATGCCCTCAGAGTCCACTGAGGGCTCTTCAACCGGCCCCGCTGCCAGTAGCGGCTCGACGTCTCTGTCCGGTGGCGGTTCAGACTCGTCTACTGACCCAAGTAGACCACTGCAGCCATCGCCAGAGCTGCAACCACCGAAACAAGCGCAACTCGCTCCACAACAGCAACCCCCGGAAGCGCCGCAGAAACCGGCGCCATCGAAATCCCCGGCATCATCGCGGCCCAAAGAGAAACTTCCACCAACATTGCCCGACGACGGCCtaaaaggagacgaaggtgAGGATCCCGGAGAAGCCGGTGAAGAAGGCGTCCAAGGCGAATTCACTCATGGCGGCGCTTCTCAGGATGAGACTGACGCTCTTGAGAAACAGGAGGAGTTACATCCGGTACCCGCTGACAACGCTATTAATGAGCCGCGCTCCTCGATTGTCGGCTCCCCCCAAAACCACACAACACCTAACATCAACACCGAAGCTGCTGAACAGGGAAACAGCACCGCCGCCTCCGTTGAGAAAGAACATCAGCCTCTTCAACCGTTGGATGAGGCGGCAGTGCAAGCCAAACCTGTCGAAAATCCTGGCCAAGACAATGCTAGTGACGATGCCCCGTCTCTTGAGGCGGCTTTCAGACGTAGAGACTTCTACGGTGACACACCTGACGATCGTTGTGCACTCCGCCGCCTGGGTTTCTTCACGCACGACACTGTCGTTATCAGTTGCTGTATTGTCGGTAGCAATGACACTTCTGTCCAACACCTTATTCTGGGGAGAAATGTCGGAACTTTGGGGACTTTCAGTGGGGACGCACAGTTTTTGGTACAAACACTTTCACACCCTGTGGGCAGGAGCCAGAGACAATTCGTCTATTCAAGCAGGATACGGTGTGATCCTTTACGCCCGGTATCAAAAATCCTTCGTCGGAACACCCGTTCAACCTGCGTCACGTGGTCGCGACGCACTCACTATATGTATCAACCAAGCACTTTTTTAGGAGACTCGGCAAACAGCCTTCCAGCCGACTAG
- a CDS encoding Toxoplasma gondii family A protein (encoded by transcript TGME49_243120~Signal peptide predicted by SignalP 2.0 HMM (probability 0.993) with cleavage site probability 0.568 at residue 23), producing MKRHALQIVLLAFFVVNVAPSAASEGNGTETGADFTVTISREGVKEDMQQFFSLGPSATLRVVDESNSAILLPQAEGGEAQDSVAYEFENGHCNFGKTIAYKDMFSGYTEQVWARSSAEAGTEEKHGGKTSIYTFTNPPVEYLNGGVSFCVRFMTKPAVTTTTTTTTPTTTTAATAHSSAPTEGSSSDSTGGEGSSPTPGDSDATQPGTGGGGGSSSGDLEVPEQSPAPKPPLGAGPQDHQNGQEGPHEGGQGESEDAHHTAEQIISGQSEGGTGQSAESPQSPLSAGSTTDGGHSSSDLTQQSYGAQHDARSKSHTVTGGTASSDAEPPQNAQASGLQTSHGALAGAAGHHDPSTEDQPRLRRLSDTDASAVKYLTIVLHSAAASSSTNTLLVPVALLSITATRLFSV from the coding sequence ATGAAACGGCACGCCCTTCAAATCGTGCTGCTGGCTTTTTTTGTGGTCAACGTGGCGCCCAGCGCCGCGTCTGAAGGCAATGGAACAGAGACTGGGGCAGATTTCACTGTTACTATTAGCAGAGAAGGAGTGAAAGAAGACATGCAGCAGTTTTTTTCGCTCGGACCTTCAGCGACTCTCCGAGTTGTCGACGAGAGCAACAGCGCGATCCTTCTGCCTCAAGCGGAAGGAGGGGAGGCACAGGACAGCGTAGCGTATGAGTTTGAGAATGGACACTGCAACTTCGGTAAAACAATCGCGTACAAGGACATGTTTTCCGGGTATACGGAGCAAGTATGGGCCCGCTCCTCAGCTGAGGCTGGCACCGAGGAAAAACATGGCGGAAAAACCTCGATCTACACATTTACGAATCCTCCTGTCGAGTATTTGAATGGGGGGGTCAGTTTCTGTGTGCGATTCATGACGAAACCCGCAGTGACAACAACCACGACGACCACCACACCGACAACGACGACGGCGGCAACAGCTCACTCCTCAGCACCTACTGAAGGCTCGTCATCTGACTCCACTGGTGGTGAAGGCTCGTCACCTACGCCCGGTGACAGCGACGCAACTCAGCCTGGGACCGGCGGCGGTGGAGGTTCGTCGTCTGGAGATTTGGAGGTGCCAGAACAGTCCCCGGCACCGAAGCCCCCCCTTGGCGCAGGTCCCCAAGACCACCAGAATGGGCAGGAAGGCCCACATGAAGGAGGTCAAGGAGAATCCGAAGACGCACACCACACCGCTGAACAAATTATATCTGGTCAATCGGAAGGCGGGACTGGACAATCCGCAGAGTCTCCTCAATCGCCGCTGTCTGCTGGCAGCACTACTGATGGGGGTCATTCTTCGAGTGACCTGACCCAACAATCCTATGGTGCACAACATGACGCCAGGAGCAAATCGCACACTGTGACAGGCGGAACGGCCTCCTCCGATGCGGAACCGCCACAAAATGCTCAAGCTTCCGGTTTACAAACTTCTCACGGCGCACTCGCAGGTGCGGCCGGCCATCACGATCCTTCTACTGAGGACCAGCCGCGCTTGAGGCGGCTTTCTGACACAGACGCTTCAGCAGTGAAATACTTGACGATCGTCTTGCACTCCGCTGCTGCGAGCTCATCCACAAACACACTGCTGGTGCCAGTTGCGTTGCTGTCCATAACAGCAACACGTCTTTTTTCCGTGTAA
- a CDS encoding Toxoplasma gondii family A protein (encoded by transcript TGME49_243140~Signal peptide predicted by SignalP 2.0 HMM (probability 0.986) with cleavage site probability 0.532 at residue 28~Predicted trans-membrane domain (TMHMM2.0):392-415), producing MERQALRAALLAFLVAITVPRAPSEASGSETEPDFIVTIRSNGVQENTQQVFSLRPSATLRVVDESAKAFFLPQSATADQDSAPGYNFAYVFENGRCNFERTVAYKDAFPGHSQPLWVRSASHENAGGNAPEDGIPIYTFTNPPAEHLNGGVSFCVRFTTDSTATSTTTTSPTTAAVVTTSDASATSASASTDSTASDASTSPGSGSTGQSEQSGGGTSAEDSGSETGPSEPSTPSDGNPQNSSGVGKRNHEIDQGGSETTDGDGSSAATHPSAGLVGPSKQQDHTNPPSPGTSPKEPDASNGMAEQSQNTQHSTSNGSPPLAGNADAYGDEELNTAQSSKTPVSQRIPPASPVMEGAASEDLTARLRRLSDTDTSAVKYLTIVVHSAAAGSSAGTLTLSGALLSVVATLMFAFYF from the coding sequence ATGGAGCGACAGGCGCTCCGTGCCGCGTTGCTGGCCTTCCTTGTGGCCATCACAGTGCCCCGCGCCCCATCTGAGGCCAGTGGATCAGAAACTGAACCAGACTTCATTGTTACCATTCGCTCGAATGGCGTGCAGGAAAATACTCAGCAAGTGTTTTCGCTCCGACCTTCCGCAACTCTCCGCGTGGTTGACGAGAGCGCCAAAGCCTTCTTTCTGCCGCAGTCGGCAACTGCCGACCAAGATTCGGCGCCAGGCTACAATTTTGCTTATGTATTTGAGAATGGTCGCTGCAACTTTGAAAGAACTGTCGCATACAAGGATGCTTTCCCGGGACACTCCCAACCCTTGTGGGTTCGATCCGCATCTCACGAGAACGCCGGTGGAAACGCGCCTGAGGACGGTATTCCGATCTACACATTTACGAACCCTCCTGCGGAGCATTTGAATGGTGGAGTCAGTTTCTGTGTGAGGTTCACGACAGACTCCACAGCGACATCCACCACGACGACGTCCCCGACAACGGCAGCAGTAGTGACAACATCTGATGCTTCAGCAACCTCTGCAAGCGCGTCAACTGACTCTACTGCCAGTGATGCGTCGACATCTCCGGGCAGTGGCAGCACAGGCCAGTCGGAACAATCCGGTGGAGGCACGTCAGCTGAAGACTCTGGATCTGAGACGGGACCTAGCGAACCCTCGACGCCCAGCGACGGTAATCCCCAAAACTCGTCGGGTGTAGGCAAACGTAACCACGAAATTGATCAAGGAGGATCCGAAACAACAGACGGCGATGGCAGTTCAGCCGCTACTCATCCGTCTGCAGGTCTGGTTGGACCATCCAAGCAACAAGATCATACAAATCCGCCAAGTCCTGGAACTTCTCCTAAAGAGCCTGATGCGTCCAATGGCATGGCCGAACAATCCCAAAACACACAACACAGCACAAGCAACGGATCCCCTCCACTTGCAGGCAACGCAGACGCTTACGGCGATGAAGAATTAAATACTGCGCAGTCGTCCAAGACGCCAGTATCTCAACGCATTCCTCCCGCCAGTCCTGTCATGGAGGGAGCTGCTTCTGAAGACCTGACCGCGCGCTTGAGGCGGCTTTCTGACACAGACACTTCAGCAGTGAAATACTTGACGATCGTCGTGCACTCCGCAGCTGCGGGCTCATCAGCAGGCACACTGACACTGTCAGGCGCTTTGCTATCAGTAGTGGCAACTCTTATGTTTGCCTTCTATTTCTAG
- a CDS encoding Toxoplasma gondii family A protein (encoded by transcript TGME49_243160~Signal peptide predicted by SignalP 2.0 HMM (probability 0.991) with cleavage site probability 0.541 at residue 23), with amino-acid sequence MEHQALRAVLLTFLVATVVPCAASDANGPEREPDFIVTIGPKGVEENTQQVFFLGPSATLRVADESGKAIFLPQPASPDQDTEPSYNLAYVYENGHCNFEKILSYKDAFPGFPRQGWVRTVSNGSTLGKSPGNSFPIYTFTNPPAEYLTGVVSFCVRFTAPFAVTTTTTMSPTTATVTPTFPATPTHDDSAPSTESGGSSSQGGDSESALPGAGGGGVSPEEPHGDAAPPSAPDGDGGSSSSGENSQPQQTPTLPPQADNGDGTPSGSEDSQNSPEDNAEGAEGGGDDGSAGSSQGETGPSGQQTQTDSPDIQSTSSGDEPAKNELPQGVTNNVSPTPSDVSVTSPGKDQEQIQASGSLTLEAGSVDISAQGSDVAAGGARLRRLSDTDVSTEKYLTIVVHSAAWCLSAGSLGLSAAVLSMTGALLSSVSV; translated from the coding sequence ATGGAGCATCAGGCGCTCCGTGCCGTGCTGCTGACATTCCTCGTGGCGACCGTGGTGCCCTGCGCCGCGTCTGACGCCAATGGACCAGAACGTGAACCGGACTTCATTGTAACCATTGGACCCAAAGGCGTGGAGGAAAATACTCAACAggtgttttttctcggccCTTCCGCAACTCTCCGTGTGGCTGACGAGAGCGGTAAAGCCATCTTTCTGCCGCAACCGGCATCGCCTGACCAGGATACGGAGCCAAGCTACAATCTTGCTTATGTGTATGAGAATGGTCACTGCAATTTTGAAAAGATACTCTCGTACAAAGACGCTTTTCCTGGTTTCCCGCGGCAAGGGTGGGTCCGTACTGTGTCTAACGGGAGCACTCTCGGTAAGTCGCCTGGGAACAGTTTTCCGATCTACACATTCACGAATCCTCCTGCTGAGTATTTGACAGGAGTAGTCAGTTTTTGTGTTAGGTTTACAGCGCCCTTCGCAGTGACAACCACCACAACCATGTCACCGACAACAGCAACAGTGACACCTACCTTTCCCGCAACACCCACTCACGATGATTCGGCTCCGTCAACTGAGAGTGGAGGCTCATCATCTCAGGGCGGTGACAGTGAATCTGCGCTTCCTGGGGCTGGTGGCGGTGGAGTGTCACCAGAAGAGCCCCATGGCGATGCTGCCCCACCGTCTGCGCCCGATGGAGATGGTGGCTCATCAAGCTCAGGCGAAAACAGTCAACCGCAACAAACTCCGACATTGCCGCCGCAAGCCGACAACGGAGACGGGACGCCCAGCGGTTCAGAAGACAGCCAGAATTCGCCTGAAGACAACGCCGAGGGAGCGGAGGGAGGCGGTGACGATGGTTCTGCTGGCTCCTCGCAAGGGGAAACTGGCCCATCCGGGCAGCAGACACAGACTGATAGCCCTGACATTCAGTCAACCTCCTCGGGTGACGAACCTGCTAAAAACGAACTCCCACAAGGCGTGACGAATAATGTGTCTCCCACCCCATCAGACGTCTCAGTGACTTCTCCTGGAAAAGACCAAGAACAGATTCAAGCTTCCGGGTCACTAACGCTGGAAGCCGGATCTGTCGATATTTCTGCACAGGGCAGTGATGTTGCTGCAGGCGGCGCACGATTGAGGCGGCTCTCTGATACAGACGTCTCAACAGAGAAATATCTTACAATTGTCGTGCACTCCGCTGCTTGGTGTTTGTCAGCGGGGTCACTGGGGTTGTCAGCTGCTGTATTGTCCATGACAGGAGCGCTTCTGTCCAGCGTTTCAGTCTGA
- a CDS encoding Toxoplasma gondii family A protein (encoded by transcript TGME49_243130~Signal peptide predicted by SignalP 2.0 HMM (probability 0.997) with cleavage site probability 0.463 at residue 28) — MACQALRAALLAFLVAITVPGAPSEASGSETEPDFIVTIRSNGVQENTQQVFSLRPSATLRVVDESAKAFFLPQSATADQDSAPGYNFAYVFENGRCNFERTVAYKDAFPGHSQPLWVRSASHENAGGIVPEDGIPVYTFTNPPAEHLNGGVSFCVRFTTDSAATSTTTKSPTGAVESTTRPSDFTEGSSSGPTVSSGSTSQSSGDEGTLPGAGAEGGTSGDSSENTDDEARPQVPQPPASVPPSQPPNTNEEEEDKDAGSGKAHEDGPGVEGPNKGDAGNGSADSGPSGVVPDQDETQPQLEPSGTGNDLPAADSSSALPQQSQDPQHIANNKEPALSDSTDLAGSEAPHHSAETPASTTSQGAVTGSAGNDGVAEGNARLRRLSDTETSSVKYLTIIVHSAAVGSSAGTLTLSAALLSITATVCLAFDYGI, encoded by the coding sequence ATGGCGTGCCAGGCACTGCGTGCCGCGTTGCTGGCCTTCCTTGTGGCCATCACAGTGCCCGGCGCCCCATCTGAGGCCAGTGGATCAGAAACTGAACCAGACTTCATTGTTACCATTCGCTCGAATGGCGTGCAGGAAAATACTCAGCAAGTGTTTTCGCTCCGACCTTCCGCAACTCTCCGCGTGGTTGACGAGAGCGCCAAAGCCTTCTTTCTGCCGCAGTCGGCAACTGCCGACCAAGATTCGGCGCCAGGCTACAATTTTGCTTATGTATTTGAGAATGGTCGCTGCAACTTTGAAAGAACTGTCGCATACAAGGATGCTTTCCCGGGACACTCCCAGCCCTTGTGGGTTCGATCCGCATCTCACGAGAACGCCGGTGGAATCGTGCCTGAGGACGGTATTCCGGTCTACACATTTACGAACCCTCCTGCGGAGCATTTGAATGGTGGAGTCAGTTTCTGTGTGAGGTTCACGACAGACTCCGCAGCGACATCCACAACGACCAAGTCACCGACAGGAGCAGTGGAATCCACGACAAGGCCCTCAGACTTCACTGAAGGCTCGTCAAGTGGCCCCACTGTCAGCAGCGGCTCAACATCTCAATCCAGTGGCGATGAAGGCACATTGCCTGGCGCCGGTGCAGAAGGAGGCACCAGTGGTGACTCCTCTGAAAATACAGACGATGAGGCACGTCCCCAGGTACCACAGCCGCCCGCCAGTGTTCCTCCGTCACAGCCGCCGAATaccaacgaagaagaagaagacaaagatgCTGGCAGTGGAAAAGCACATGAAGATGGACCCGGTGTAGAAGGACCTAACAAAGGTGACGCCGGAAACGGTTCAGCTGATTCTGGACCATCGGGGGTGGTGCCTGATCAAGACGAGACACAGCCTCAATTAGAGCCGTCAGGGACGGGCAACGATCTTCCCGCGGCAGATTCCTCGAGTGCCCTTCCTCAACAATCTCAAGACCCACAACACATCGCTAACAACAAAGAACCTGCCCTGTCAGACAGCACAGACCTTGCTGGATCTGAAGCACCACACCATTCTGCCGAAACTCCAGCGTCGACAACGTCGCAAGGCGCAGTCACAGGGAGTGCTGGAAATGATGGTGTTGCTGAGGGCAACGCAAGGTTGAGGCGGCTGTCGGACACAGAAACATCATCAGTAAAGTATTTGACGATCATTGTGCACTCTGCTGCTGTGGGCTCATCTGCTGGCACTCTGACGCTCTCAGCTGCTTTGCTGTCTATAACGGCAACCGTCTGTTTGGCATTTGATTATGGGATTTAA